One Spinacia oleracea cultivar Varoflay chromosome 4, BTI_SOV_V1, whole genome shotgun sequence DNA segment encodes these proteins:
- the LOC110788544 gene encoding uncharacterized protein has product MSRVFSFPQGVHEPFWIYYNRVNAVIEYRRTHGTLNGLRARDTCNVIYNGVNRETFKILQSNCNGELQNMHWRDFPIFSWFARVQYFDSHAYSHDFLHPCMNVNDFPHDSNVNIHELDDNHSPQVDFQNSLHFEFSKSCPESPKAQIDDIDRTINPFMFCNVIDDDDDYNSYYAKDEDRISEGNDVEKGEVSNFDVVPFSPPPPPLSTSDSHPIDDFPLDFEDNLGHLGCDSSIEDVIECEAPNLVVFDASENNNVVDVVNLIEGSFVEISSLCDVSEVACEPFVPTPFPHTPFRLKKLEIYPSFPISLPYFLRAPPLEDSPPSIHPQMPYLNIIEEIGSLATQNEFVEENEAYLYPFSLSPFDSSSYFLTFPFDFSYSWHLTPHRHRVAFYFVHASHLTLA; this is encoded by the coding sequence aTGTCAAGAGTGTTCTCATTTCCTCAAGGTGTTCATGAACCATTTTGGATTTATTATAATAGAGTGAATGCGGTGATTGAATATCGTCGCACCCATGGAACTCTTAATGGTTTAAGGGCACGTGACACTTGCAATGTCATATATAATGGTGTGAATAGGGAAACTTTTAAGATTCTTCAATCCAATTGTAATGGAGAGCTTCAAAACATGCATTGGAGAGATTTCCCTATCTTTTCGTGGTTTGCTAGAGTTCAATATTTTGACTCTCATGCTTATTCTCATGATTTTTTGCATCCTTGCATGAATGTCAATGATTTCCCCCATGATTCTAATGTTAATATTCATGAGCTTGATGACAACCATTCTCCCCAAGTCGATTTTCAAAACtccttgcattttgaattttcaaaatCTTGCCCGGAATCTCCTAAAGCTCAAATCGATGACATTGACCGAACCATTAATCCATTTATGTTTTGCAATgttattgatgatgatgatgattataaTTCATATTATGCTAAGGATGAAGATCGAATTAGTGAAGGGAATGATGTTGAAAAGGGTGAGGTATCGAACTTTGATGTTGTTCCTTTttctccccccccccctcccttgAGCACAAGTGACTCTCACCCCATTGATGATTTCCCATTGGATTTTGAGGATAATTTGGGCCATTTGGGATGTGATAGTTCTATTGAGGACGTCATTGAGTGTGAAGCACCTAATTTGGTGGTTTTTGATGCCTCCGAGAATAATAATGTAGTTGATGTTGTGAATTTGATTGAAGGTTCTTTTGTTGAGATTTCTTCTCtttgtgatgtgagtgaagttgcTTGTGAACcttttgttcccactcccttccctcatacCCCTTTCCGACTCAAGAAACTCGAGATttatccttcctttcccatctcTCTTCCTTATTTTCTCCGAGCCCCACCACTTGAGGATTCTCCCCCCTCCATTCATCCCCAAATGCCATATTTGAACATTATTGAGGAAATTGGTTCTCTTGCCACCCAAAACGAGTTCGTTGAGGAGAATGAGGCTTATCTTTatcctttttctctttctccttttgattcttcttcttattttcttacttttccttttgatttttcttactcTTGGCACCTCACCCCCcataggcatagagttgcattttACTTTGTGCATGCTTCTCACTTGACTCTTGCCTAA